A stretch of the Lachnospiraceae bacterium genome encodes the following:
- a CDS encoding GNAT family N-acetyltransferase: MECKRIDGQNRNLINLFIEQHWYTTTMIIRGKIIDMTKTEGFYFSEGDNIIGLITYIVYDNVLEITSLDSLQENQGIGSKLVEAVVHEAKKRQCQKIVLITTNDNINAIKFWQKRGFDMAHLFRNALDISRRLKPEIPKIGENSIPLRHEIEFELTI; this comes from the coding sequence ATGGAATGTAAAAGGATTGATGGCCAAAATAGAAATCTTATCAATTTATTTATCGAACAGCATTGGTACACAACAACAATGATCATTCGCGGAAAAATAATTGATATGACTAAAACAGAGGGGTTTTATTTTAGTGAAGGAGACAACATCATTGGCCTGATTACATACATAGTTTATGACAATGTGTTAGAGATAACGTCTCTTGATAGTTTACAGGAAAACCAAGGAATTGGTAGTAAACTTGTAGAAGCAGTCGTGCACGAGGCTAAGAAAAGACAATGTCAAAAGATTGTCCTTATAACCACCAATGATAATATTAATGCCATTAAGTTTTGGCAAAAAAGAGGATTTGATATGGCACATCTGTTTCGAAATGCATTAGATATCTCAAGAAGGTTAAAGCCAGAAATCCCTAAAATTGGAGAAAATTCCATACCTTTACGTCATGAAATTGAATTTGAACTCACTATATGA
- a CDS encoding pyridoxamine 5'-phosphate oxidase family protein codes for MRRSDREITDRQEILAVLDRAHVCRLAMQDEDGLYIVPMNFGYEWPENGDLTLYFHCAADGRRVRALRSCPLVAFEMDQELAQIPAQTPCGYGCLYESMIGSGQASFLESDAEKQHALAVLMHHQTGKDFSFSPAMTKSVTVFQVTASCFTVKARRK; via the coding sequence ATGAGGCGCTCTGATAGGGAGATTACGGATCGGCAGGAAATTTTGGCTGTGCTGGACCGGGCGCATGTTTGCCGTCTGGCGATGCAGGATGAGGACGGGCTCTATATTGTGCCGATGAATTTTGGTTATGAGTGGCCGGAGAACGGTGATTTGACGCTGTATTTTCATTGTGCGGCAGACGGACGGCGCGTACGGGCGCTGCGGTCCTGCCCTTTGGTTGCTTTTGAGATGGACCAGGAGCTGGCGCAGATTCCGGCGCAGACGCCGTGCGGCTATGGCTGTTTGTATGAAAGCATGATTGGCAGCGGTCAGGCTAGCTTTTTGGAGTCTGATGCGGAGAAGCAGCATGCTCTGGCTGTGCTGATGCACCATCAAACGGGAAAGGATTTTTCATTTTCTCCCGCCATGACGAAGAGCGTTACTGTGTTTCAGGTAACGGCTTCCTGTTTTACGGTGAAGGCAAGAAGAAAATAA
- the lysA gene encoding diaminopimelate decarboxylase: MENTVKDQHFFEGLCPKALVEKYGSPLYVYNERVFRTRCREMAQLVTYPHFKVNYSVKANSNLSLLKIAREEGLCADAMSPGEIYAERLAGFAPEDIFYISNNVSAEELTYAVEQNIIVSIDSLSQLERFGQLFPGHKVCVRVNSGIGAGHSDKVITGGKKTKFAIYPALFPQMEEILQKYDLHLVGLNQHIGSFFLEEEVYLEGVRSLLAIAHQFPGLSFIDLGGGFGMPYEPGQSRLDLAALGAKLDALLYDFARSYGREILFKIEPGRYLAAECGVLLGTVHAVKENYGHLYCGTDIGFNVLARPMLYDAYHEIEILSDAPSLDRAPYTVVGNICETGDILAKDRLLPAMRENDLVCIHDAGAYGYSMASNYNNRLRPAEVLITQSGEAKLIRRRDTFEDLIRAFEI; this comes from the coding sequence ATGGAGAATACCGTGAAAGATCAGCATTTTTTTGAAGGGCTTTGCCCCAAGGCGCTTGTCGAAAAGTACGGCAGCCCTCTTTATGTTTATAATGAACGGGTGTTTCGCACCCGCTGCCGCGAGATGGCGCAGCTTGTTACATATCCCCATTTTAAAGTCAACTACAGCGTCAAGGCCAACAGCAATCTCAGCCTTCTAAAAATTGCCCGCGAAGAAGGCCTGTGCGCTGACGCCATGTCGCCCGGCGAAATCTACGCAGAGCGCCTTGCCGGCTTTGCCCCCGAGGATATCTTCTATATCAGCAACAATGTTTCCGCAGAGGAGCTTACCTATGCTGTAGAACAGAACATCATTGTCAGCATCGACTCGCTCTCTCAGCTGGAGCGTTTCGGCCAGCTTTTCCCCGGCCACAAGGTATGCGTGCGCGTCAACTCCGGCATTGGCGCCGGACACAGCGACAAGGTGATCACCGGCGGCAAAAAAACCAAATTTGCCATCTATCCCGCGCTCTTTCCTCAGATGGAGGAAATTCTGCAAAAATACGATCTGCATCTGGTTGGCCTCAACCAGCACATTGGTTCCTTCTTTTTAGAGGAAGAGGTTTATTTGGAGGGTGTGCGCTCTCTGCTTGCCATCGCGCATCAATTCCCCGGGCTCTCTTTCATTGATCTCGGCGGCGGTTTCGGCATGCCCTATGAGCCCGGCCAGTCCCGGCTCGATCTGGCCGCCCTCGGTGCCAAGCTGGACGCGCTGCTTTATGATTTTGCCCGTTCCTATGGCCGCGAAATTCTATTCAAAATCGAGCCCGGCCGCTATCTGGCCGCTGAATGCGGCGTGCTGCTGGGCACTGTTCATGCCGTTAAGGAAAACTATGGCCACCTTTACTGCGGCACCGATATAGGCTTCAACGTGCTGGCCCGCCCAATGCTCTACGATGCCTATCATGAAATCGAGATCCTGTCAGACGCTCCTTCGCTGGACCGCGCCCCCTACACGGTGGTGGGCAACATCTGTGAGACCGGAGATATTCTAGCTAAAGACCGTCTGCTTCCCGCCATGCGGGAAAATGACCTAGTATGCATCCACGACGCGGGCGCATACGGATACAGTATGGCGTCCAATTATAACAACCGACTGCGTCCGGCGGAGGTGCTGATTACGCAGTCCGGCGAGGCCAAGCTGATCCGGCGCCGCGATACATTTGAAGATTTAATCAGGGCATTTGAAATATGA
- a CDS encoding replication-associated recombination protein A has translation MDLFEYNAQAQLKKGSPLAYRMRPQTLEEFVGQQHIIGPGTLLRRAIQADQLGSVIFYGPPGTGKTTLARIIAGTTKAHFSQLNAVTAGKKDIEAVITQARSSMGMDGSRTILFIDEIHRFNKAQQDALLPAVEEGVVTLIGATTENPYFEVNQALLSRSRIFQLNPLSKEDIEQLIYRAVQDEEKGMGAMQASVTPEAVSFLAEVSGGDARAALSAVELGLLTTPPSADGKLVLDLVAAEQCIQKKAFRYDKDGDAHYDVLSAFQKSIRGSDPDAAIHYLARLLEGGDLKSICRRLLVIASEDIGLAYPSAITIVKSCTDAALQVGLPEAQINLAQAVLVLATAPKSNSAAAAIGAAMQELHAKDIGTVPPHLRDSHYVGSQKLGHGVSYLYPHDYPNHYVKQQYLPDALQGAHYYEPADNKNERAIRDYLGKLKNEI, from the coding sequence ATGGATCTTTTTGAATATAACGCGCAGGCGCAGCTAAAAAAGGGGAGTCCGCTGGCCTATCGCATGCGTCCTCAGACACTGGAAGAATTTGTCGGACAGCAGCATATCATCGGACCGGGAACGCTGCTGCGCCGGGCAATTCAGGCCGATCAGCTGGGGTCGGTGATCTTTTACGGACCTCCCGGAACAGGAAAGACCACGCTGGCACGCATCATTGCCGGCACGACCAAAGCACATTTCAGTCAGCTCAATGCAGTGACCGCGGGGAAAAAAGATATTGAAGCGGTAATCACGCAGGCGCGCAGCAGCATGGGCATGGACGGTTCGCGTACGATTTTATTTATCGATGAGATCCACCGCTTCAACAAAGCCCAGCAGGATGCGCTTCTGCCGGCCGTCGAGGAGGGCGTGGTAACGCTGATTGGAGCCACCACTGAAAACCCGTATTTTGAAGTCAATCAGGCTCTGTTATCCCGCTCCCGCATTTTTCAGCTCAATCCGCTTAGCAAGGAGGACATCGAGCAGCTGATTTACCGGGCGGTACAGGATGAGGAGAAGGGCATGGGCGCGATGCAGGCCAGCGTCACTCCGGAGGCAGTTAGTTTTCTGGCCGAGGTTTCCGGCGGCGATGCCAGAGCAGCGCTCAGCGCGGTGGAGCTGGGGCTTTTGACCACACCGCCGTCAGCAGACGGAAAGCTAGTACTGGATCTGGTGGCTGCTGAGCAGTGCATTCAAAAAAAGGCCTTTCGCTACGATAAGGACGGCGATGCGCATTATGATGTGCTCAGCGCCTTTCAAAAATCGATTCGGGGCAGCGATCCCGATGCAGCGATCCATTATTTGGCACGCCTCTTAGAAGGCGGAGACCTTAAATCCATTTGCCGGCGGCTTTTGGTCATCGCCTCCGAGGATATCGGACTGGCTTACCCAAGCGCTATTACAATTGTAAAAAGCTGCACGGATGCCGCGCTGCAGGTGGGGCTTCCGGAAGCGCAGATCAATCTGGCGCAGGCCGTTTTGGTACTGGCCACGGCGCCCAAATCCAATTCAGCTGCCGCAGCCATCGGAGCGGCCATGCAGGAGCTGCACGCCAAGGATATCGGCACGGTGCCGCCCCACCTGCGGGATTCCCATTATGTCGGCAGCCAGAAGCTGGGGCACGGCGTATCCTACCTATATCCGCATGATTATCCCAATCACTATGTAAAACAGCAGTATTTGCCGGATGCCCTGCAGGGCGCTCATTACTATGAGCCGGCCGACAATAAAAACGAACGGGCCATCCGAGATTATTTAGGAAAGCTAAAGAATGAAATATAA